Genomic segment of Rhodococcus sp. W8901:
TCGGATCCGGCTCCGTCGGATGTGGAGACGAGTCTGGGGCTGACGGTTCCGGCCACGGCTGAGACGGGTGCTGCGGTGGATCTGTCTGCTGCGGTCACTCCGGCGAATGCCGCAGGCACGGTGCAGTTCTCGGTGAACGGCAGCCCGGTCGGTGCTCCGGTCACGGTGTCGGGCGGTGCGGCAACGTACACGCACACCTTTGCTGCCGCGGGCTCGTTCAATGTGACTGCAGCGTTCACCGGTGCGGTCGGATTCACGGACTCGGCTGCGTCTGCGCAGACGATCGCGGTTTCGGATCCCACTCCGGTGGAGGCGGACACCACGACGATGCTGAACGTCCCGGGCAACGCCAAGACCGGTGAGTCGGAGGATCTGTACGCAACCGTGTACAACGCCGCGACTGCGGAGGTCGTCCCGAGCGGCGGCACTGTCGAGTTCTTCGACGGCGCAACGTCGATCGGAACAGCTCTGGTGGTTGACGGTGTTGCCGCATTGGCGCACACCTTCACCGCGGCGGGCACGCACACCATCACCGCGACGTTCAGCGGCGCGACCGGGTTTGCCGGTTCCAACGCCGGGGCGAAGCAGGTCGTGGTCACGGTGCCGACAGTGGCCGACGTCGAGACGGCCACGGTCGTGACGGTGCCGGCGAACGCGACGGCCGGAACCTCGGTGCAGTTGTCGGCGCAGGTCACCGGTGCGGGTGACGTGCCGGTCACCGGTACGGTCCAGTTCTTCGACGGGGCCAACCCGATCGGTGACGCGGTGACCGTGGTCAACGGCACGGCGGTTCTGAACCACACCTTCACCACGTCGGGTGCGCACAGCATCCACGCGGAGTTCAACGGCGGCCAGGGCATCGCGAACTCGACCTCGGGTTCGCAGACCGTCCAGGTCTCCGGGGGCAACCCGAGCGGAAGCTTGGGCAGTCTGAGTGGACTCTTCGGCGGCCTTCTTGGTGGCTTGAAGTTCGGCTCGTAAGTAGTTCCTGATCCAGGCGCGGTCTCGCCTCCATGCGGAGATGGGGCCGCGCCTGAGATCGTCAGATCCGAAAATGATTGTTGGCGAATGGAAATCGCTCTTGGCGGTTGCCGAGAAACGACTCTGCAACGATCAGCAAACGGTGACGCTGCAGTCCAGCTAGCGTCGGCATTCTTTTTACACCGCTGGGTCGGGGAAGCGCATACCTGAGGGAGGATTCAGTGGGTTTGTCATCCTTGCGGCGGCTCGCTACACCGGTCGTAGCGGGTGTAGCGGCGGTCGGACTCTTGGTCGCGGGAAGTGGCCTGGCCTTTGCGGCCGATCCACCTCCGGCCAGCAACCAGGGCTCGTCCGACAACGTCAAGTTCAAGAAGGAAGTGATCGGTAGCAACGTCCTCCATCGAGGCGACACGGTCACGTACAAGAGCACCATCTGGGTGGACAGCGGTGTGGAGCGCTACATTCCGAAGTTCCGGGACGTGCCGCCCGCGGGGTTCACGCTGGTGTCGGGCAGCCCCAAGGTGACGTACCTGGGTGCCACGAACAAGGCCACCTTCACCAACGAGTCGGACGGCGGCGTCACCGCAAAGTGCAGCGGCAGTGGCTGCAACGCCTTCGGCAACGGGTTCATCGTCAAGAGCGGGCAGAACGTCACGCTCGAGACCAGCTACCGGGTACCGGACACTTTCGCGTTCGGTACGTATGACAGCGGCGTGCTGCTGGACGTGTGGGCGTTCTCCGGAAACCCGAAGGGAGCCAACCCATTCAATGTGCAGGTCAGGGTGGAGGAGTTTGCCACGACCACCGCGCTGCAGGTGCCGGCTTCGGCGATGACGGGGCAGTCGGTCAACCTCACCGCGACCGTGAGCCCGGCAAACGCGAACGGCCAGGTGCAGTTCAAGGACGGCGGTGTGAACATCGGTTCGCCGGTGACGCCGGTGAACGGTGTGGCCACGTTTTCTCATCCATTCGACTCGGCCGGCGCGCACAGCGTCACCGCGGAGTTCGTCCCCGGCGCCGGCTTCTTCGGGTCGACTTCGGCCGCGCAGTCCGTCACGGTCACCGACCCTGATGTGGCGACGTCGTTGTCGTTGACGGTTCCGGGTTCGGCCCAGACGGGTGCCGAGGTGGATCTGACGGCGACGTTGTCGCCGTCGGATGCTCAGGGCTCGGTGCAGTTCTCGGTGAACGGCGCTCCGGTGGGTACGGCTATTCCGGTGTCCGGTGGTTCGGCGACGTTGCCGCACACGTTCAACGCGGCTGACACCTACGCGGTGACGGCCGAGTTCACCGGTGCTGCCGGGTTCACGAACTCGACGGCCCCGGGACGGAACGTCACGGTCACCGATCCCGATGTAACTACCTCGCTGGCGCTTGCCGCTCCCGCTTCTGCGGTGACGGGTTCGTCGGTGGATCTCACGGCGACGGTGTCTCCCTCGGATGCTCAGGGCACGGTGCAGTTCTCGGATAATGGTGCCCCGATCGGTTCTCCGGTTGTCGTGGTGAATGGTGTTGCGACGTTGCCGCATACGTTCACCTCTGCGGGCTCGCACAGCATCACTGCCGATTTCACGGCCGGCCCCGGTTTCGTGGATTCGTCGGCTGCGGCCCAGTCGGTGACGGTGACGGATCCTGATGTGACGACGTCGGTGTCGTTGACGGTGCTGGGTACGGCTCAGACCGGTTCCGAGGTGAGCCTGTCGGCGACGGTGGCTCCGGCTAATGCTCAGGGCACGGTGCAGTTCAAGGTCGACGGTGTCGCGGTGGGTTCGCCTCAGACGGTGTCGGGTGGTGCTGCGACGCTGCCGTATACGTTCGGTGCTGCGGGTTCGTACTCGGTGACCGCTGAGTTCACGGGTGCGGCCGGGTTCACGGATTCGACTTCGTCGGCTCAGAACGTCACGGTTTCGGATCCGGATCAGCAGACGTCGTTGTCGTTGACGGTGCCGGGTTCTGCGGTGACGGGTGCGTCGGTGGATCTTTCGGCGACGGTTACTCCGTCGAATGCTCAAGGAACGGTGCAGTTCTCGGTCAACGGCAGCACGGTTGGTGCTGCAGTGACGGTGTCGGGTGGTTCGGCGACTCTGGCGCACATGTTCAATGTCGCTGACACGTACGCGGTGACGGCGGAGTTCACCGGTGCTGCGGGTTTCGCGGGCTCTACCACTTCGGCCCAGACGGTGACGGTGACTGATCCGGATCAGGAGACCACGACGACGGTGTCGGTGCCGGCGACCGCTACGACTGGTGAGCAGGTGAGCCTGTCGGCTCAGGTGTCACCGCCGAACGCTCAGGGTTCGGTGCAGTTCAAGGTCGACGGTGTCGCGGTGGGATCGCCGCAGATGGTGTCAGGTGGTGTTGCGACGCTGCTGTACACGTTCAATGCTGCTGATACATATTCGGTTACGGCCGAGTTCACGGGTGCTACCGGGTTCACGAACTCGACTGCCACGGGTCAGAACATCACGGTGACCGACCCCGCTCCGGTCGACATCCTGACGGTGACGTTGCTGGGTGTTCCGGGTTCGGCGACGACCGGCGTGGAGACCACGCTGTCGGCGACGGTGCAGGCGCAGAGCGGGACAGCTGTCCCGACGGGAATGGTGGAGTTCCGTGACGGCGATTCGCTGATCGGTTCGCCGGTAGCCCTGCTGAACGGCTCGGCGTCACTTCAGCACACGTTCACCGCCCCGGGGACGCGTCAGATGACCGCGGTGTTCCAGCCCGACTCGGGCTTCGCGGGATCCACGTCGACGCAGCGTCCGGTCGAGGTGTCCGCGCCGAACCCCGTGGACGTCCAGACGTCGGCGGTCATGACGTCGACTACATCCGCGACGGCCGGCACGCCGTTCACGTTGAGGGCTCAGGTGATCGGTGCGCAGTCGCTGCCGGGCACCGTGCAGTTCTTCGACGGTGGCGTCGAGATCGGTCAGCCGGTGCCGGTGGTGGGCGGCTTCGCTGAGGTCGCGCACACCTTCACCCTGAGCGGTCCGCATCAGATTCACGCGGTCTACTCGGGTGGCCCGGGCGTGGCGGGTTCGACGTCCCAGGTGCAGGTGCTCGATGTCGCCGAGTCCGGTGACGGCACGGGCAGCTTCGGGTCGTTGGGGACGGGGTCTCTCGGCAGCCTGAGCGGGCTGCGGTTCGGGTCCTGACACCTCTCGACTGACGAAGACTGTGGCCCCCGGACCTGATGGTCCGGGGGCCACAGTCGTTCCACTGGTCGAATCCCTCGTTCGATCCTGATCTGGACGTTTGTCCGGTAGAGTTCGAGCCGCATTTCAGACGCGGAGTCGGGCTGCGGTTGGTTGCAGGGGGTGGCATGGGCCCTGCAACGCGCCCCGGACTCGATCCCCTCAGCGCGATGTCCCAGGTCGTACCTGATCCGTTGAGTTGGCGGCCGTCGAGTCGTCGTCGAGAGGGAAGTGCATGGTTGGCAGGGGAGTACGCCGAATAATCGGCGGCATAAGTGTTTTCGCCTTATCTGCGGGCTTCGCGGCGAGCCTCGGCATGGGGGCGGCTGGTGCCGCGCCGGCGTCGGTCGGCTGGAGCGACGGCAACAGCAAGTTCACGCGGACGGTAAGCAACTCCACGCCGTCGGTGGGGGAGACCGTCACGGTGTCGACGAAGTTCGAGCGCACCGGCGGTACGGTGGAGTGGTTGCAGGCGGTGAAGGACCTCCACCCGACCTGTATGACGTATGTCAGTGGAAATACTTCCGGTCCTGAGATCGCCGCGGACTACGTCCGGGTGACGGGGAACTGGCCGGTGTATCCGAACATCAGTCCTAAGTCGCAGACCTTCGAATTCACCTACTTGGTGGGCGCGAACTGTGCCCGCGCGACCCCGTTGATGACGACGATGCATTACGGGGGCAGCCTGGGCAGCGGCACGTACCCCGACAAGGGCCCGACGATCACCGTCGCGAAGGACGCCACCACGACGACGTTGGCCGCGGTGCCGACTCCGATCATGACCGGACAGTCTGTCACGTTGAGTGCGACGCTGACCGGCGCCGCGCAGGGCAGCACGATCGAGTTCTACGACGGCGCAACGAAGCTCGGTGAGGGACAGTCGAACGCGTCGGGCGTCGTGACCTACGTGTGGACGCCGACCACGGCGGGTGCCCGGAGTCTGTCGGCGAAGTTCCCGGGCACGGCGATCGCGGCCTCGTCGCAGTCCGCCGCGCAGAACGTGCAGGTGAACGCCCCGGTTGCAACCAGCGCCGCCTTGTCGGTCCCGGGAACTGCCGTGACCGGCACTCCGGTGACCCTGTCCGTGGCGATGACGCCGTCGAACGCGCAGGGTTCGGTGCAGTTCAAGGACAATGGTTCGAACATCGGATCGCCGGTGACGGTGTCCGGTGGCCAGGCGTCGCTGCAGCACACCTTCACAGCTACCGGCGCGCACAGCATCACCGCCGACTTCGTGGCCGGTTCCGGTTTCGTGAATTCGTCGGCAGCGGCGCAGACCGTGACGGTCGCGGATCCTGATGTGGCGACGTCGTTGACGGTAGCGGCTCCGGCTTCTGCTGAGACGGGTGCGTCGGTGGATTTGTCGGCGACGGTGTCTCCGTCGAATGCTCAGGGTTCGGTGCAGTTCTCGGTGAATGGGTCTCCGGTGGGTGCGGCGGTTCCTGTGTCGGGTGGTTCGGCAACGCTGCCGCATACGTTCGGTGCTGCTGGTTCGTATTCGGTGACCGCTGAGTTCACGGGTGCTGCCGGGTTCACGGGTTCGACCGCTGCGGCGCAGTCGATCACCGTCACCGATCCTGATGTTGCGACGTCGTTGACGGTTGCGGCTCCGGCTTCTGCTGAGACGGGCGCTTCGGTGGATCTGTCGGCGACGGTGTCTCCGTCGAACGCGCAGGGTTCGGTGCAGTTCAAGGACAATGGTTCGAACATCGGATCGCCGGTGACGGTGTCCGGTGGCACGGCTACCCTTCCGCACACCTTCACGACGGCTGGTTCGCACAGCATCACGGCCGATTTCATTGCCGGCTCTGGTTTCGTGAATTCGTCGGCGTCGGCGCAGTCGGTAGCGGTCACAGATCCTGATGTGACGACGTCGTTGTCGTTGGCGGTTCCGGGTTCGGCTCAGACCGGTTCGTCGGTTGATCTGACGGCGACGGTGTCTCCGTCGGATGCTCAGGGTTCGGTGCAGTTCAAGGACAACGGCACGAATATCGGTTCGCCGGTGTCGGTGTCGGGTGGTTCGGCGACCCTGCCGCATACGTTCGCTGCGGCGGGTGCGCACAGCATCACGGCCGATTTCATTGCCGGTTCCGGGTTCGCGAACTCGTCGGCGTCGGCGCAGTCGGTGACGGTGACCGATCCTGATGTGACCACGTCTCTGACGGTTGGTGTTCCGGCTTCTGCGGAGACGGGTGCCGAGGTTGATCTGACGGCGACGGTGACGCCGGCGGATGCTGCAGGCACGGTGCAGTTCTCGGTGGACGGCACTGCTGTCGGTGGCCCGGTGACGGTGTCAGGTGGTACGGCGACGTACGCGTACACGTTCACTGCCGCTGAAACCTATGCGGTGACGGCGGAGTTCACCGGTGCTGCCGGGTTCACGAACTCGACTGCCACGGCGCAGAACATCACGGTCACCGACCCCGATCAGGCGACGTCGTTGTCGTTGACGGTTCCGGGTTCGGCTCAGACCGGCTCCGAGGTTGATCTGACGGCGACGGTGTCGCCGTCGAATGCTGCAGGCACGGTTCAGTTCAAGGACAACGGCACGAACATCGGATCCCCGGTAGCCGTCGTCAACGGTGCTGCCACTCTGCCGCATATCTTCACTACGTCGGGCGCCCACAGCATCACTGCCGATTTCGCGGCGGGCCCCGGTTTCGTGAATTCGTCGGCTGCGGCCCAGTCGGTGACGGTGACGGATCCTGATCAGCAGACGTCGCTGACGGTTGCCGCTCCGGGCTCTGCGGAGACGGGCGCTTCGGTGAACCTGTCGGCGACGGTTAGTCCGTCGAATGCCCAGGGTTCGGTGCAGTTCAAGGTCGACGGCGCACCGGTCGGAACCGCGCAGGCGGTGTCGGGTGGTTCGGCAACGCTGCCGTACACGTTCGGTGCTGCTGGTTCGTACTCGGTGACTGCCGAGTTCACCGGCGCTGCCGGATTCACGAACTCGACCGCGGCCCCGCAAGGCATCACGGTGACGAATCCGGTTGTCCCGGATACACAAACCGTCACGGCGGTGACTGTTCCCGCGACCGGCGAGACCGGTCAGCAGGTGACGCTGTCGGCGGCGGTGTCGCCGGCTCCGACGGGCGGAACCGTGCAGTTCAAGGTGGCCGGTGCCGATGCGGGCGCTCCGGTGACTGTGGATGTGAGCGGCCACGCGAGCATGCCGTACACGTTCAACTCGGCTGGATCGTTCGCGGTTTCGGCGGTGTACTCGGGCGCGCCCGGATTCGAGGGCTCGACGTCCGCGACGCAGAGCATCACGGTTTCCGATCCTGCCCCGATCGATGTCGAGACGGTGACCGTGGTGGGTTCCCCGGACACGGCCACGGCGGGCATCGAGACGGTTCTCTCGGCGACGGTGCAGGCGCAGTCCGGGACGGCGGTGCCGACGGGCACGGTGCAGTTCCGTGACGGCGGCATCGAGATCGGTTCGCCGGTGACGGTGTCGAACGGTGCGGCAACGCTCGAGCACACGTTCACCACGGTAGGGACGCATCAGATCACCGCGGTATTCGCTCCGGGTGCCGGGTTCGCGGCTTCGACGTCGACGCCGCATCCGGTCGAGGTGTCCGCGCCGAATCCGACCGACGTGCCGTCGACGGTGGTGATCGCGTCGGGGCAGTCGGCAACGGCGGGTACCGCGTTCACGTTGACTGCCCAGGTGGGCGGTGCTCCGACATTGCAGGGCACGGTCCAGTTCTTCGACGGCGGTGTCGAGATCGGTCAGCCGGTGTCGGTGGTGAACGGTGTCGCCGAACTGGTGCACACCTTCACTCAGAGTGGGCCGCACCAGATCTACGCGGTGTACTCGGGCGGCCCGGGCGTGCAGGGTTCGACGTCGCCGGTGCAGACGCTGGACGTCGCGCAGTCCGGCGGCGGTGACGGTGGTAACGGTTCGTTGGGTTCGCTCGGCAGCCTGAGCGGCCTACGGTTCGGTTCCTGACTCCGTAGCTCCTGAGTGAGTGGCCCCCTGCCCGGTATCGGGCAGGGGGCCATTCGTCCTTCACCGGCGGATAATTCCTTGTTTCGTGTAGCGAAAGAACAGCATCCGACCAGTTCGTTCGTTCGGTCGTTGTCGTCAAATGGCTAACTGAACGTTTGACTTAGAAACTGACACACGTTCCAGTGGGAGGGTCTATCCTTCCGGCTCGGGAGCTCAGCAACCGCGGCGCCCTTCGACTGTTTGTTCAGGGAGTTTGATGAGTTCCTCGTTTCGGAGGCGCTGCGCTGTCGCGTTCGCCGGGTCCGTGGTGCTGTCCGGGCCGTTACTGATCGTCCAACCGGCTTCGGCCGCAACGTCGACGGTCGAGTTCACCACCACATGCCGGGCCACGGCGACGATGAACGTGACCAAGACTCCCGCCGCCTCGGTGACGGTGACGAGTCCCGCGAGCGTCGCGCCGGGTGAGACGTTCACCTTCCGCATGCAGACGAACGCGCAGTCGTTCCCCGACTCCGATTCGGGTGCGTCCACGACGAACCTGTCGCGCCTCAAGAACGATTTCGAGATCCCCACCAACGCGACGTTCGTCAGCGCGTCGATCGTGGGGAACTCCGCGGTCAACATCTCGGGCGTCGCACCGAGCGTCATCCGGGTCAACGACAGCGGAACCGTCGACCCGAACGGCACGATTCTTCGGATCTCCGGCAACAACGAGGTCATCGGAAACGGCGCCTCCAACAGCACTAACAGCGAGGGCGGCATTCTGGCCCCCAAGCTGAAGAAGAACATCAACGGCACGCCCAATGGCAACGGCGACTCCTGGTTCCAGATGCCGGCGATCGACGTCACGATGGTCGCCGGGCAGCCCGGTGTCATCCAGCCGAAGATCCGCACGAGTGGTGACGCGGGCAGCTACAACAACGACAAGAACTTCAGTACCCAGCTTGCGAAGGCGTCGTTCTTGGGTGTGCAGTGGGCGCCGACGCGCTGTAGCCCGCGCAACGGGGAATCCAGCGGCCTCAACGCGGGCGCGGGTCCGCTCGCGACAATCCGGGTCACCGTGCCCGACGCGGCCACCACGACGACGCTGACCGTGCCCAGCACCGCCGCGACCGGTTCCGCCGTCCAGCTGACTGCCGAGGTCTCGCCCGCGGACGCGTCGGGAACCGTGCAGTTCAAGGACAACGGCAACGCCATCGGCGCGGCGGTACCCGTCGCCAACGGTTCGGCTGCTCTGTCGTACGCGTTCGGCTCGCTCGGTGCGCACAGCATCACCGCCGAGTTCTCGGGCGCCTCCGGCTTCGCGTCGTCGACTTCGGAGGCTCGAACCGTGACGGTCACGCCGCCCGTAGTCGCCACCACGACGGCGGTCACGGTGCCGCCGAACGCAACCACCGGCCTCGCCGTCGATCTCGTGGCCGCGGTGACGCCGTCCACCGCGTCGGGCACCGTGCAGTTCACGGACAACGGCAACGCCATCGGCGCGCCGGTCCAGGTGGCCGGTGGGATCGCGACGCTGTCGCACACCTTCACCACGACTGCGCACAGCATCAGCGCCAGCTTCTCGGGCGGCACCGGATTCGCGCCCTCGATGTCGGGCAACCGGACGGTGACGGTGTCCGAGCCGATGCCGGACGCGGTCGCGACCACCACCGTCGTCACGGCACCCTCGACGGCCGAGGTCGGCGCAGAGGTGACGATCTCGGCGACGGTGTCCCCGGCACCTCTCGACGGCACCGTGCAATTCCGTGACGGTGCAACCGATCTCGGTTCCCCCGTGCTCGTGTCGGACGGCGTTGCGACGCTCGCCCACACGTTCGCGCGTGGCGGGTCGCATCCGATCACCGCGGTCTACAGCGGTGGTGTGGGCTCCCTCGGCTCCAGCGCCTCGCCGGTGAACGTGGCCGTGACGGCGTCGAACATCGGTACGGTGACGCTGCTCAACGCTCCCGGTGAGGCCAAGACGGGCGCGCCGATCGAGCTGTGGGCCACGGTCTTCGAGCTGCCCGAGGGCACCGAGGTGTCGAACGGCGGCACGGTGCAGTTCCGTGACGGCGCGACGAATCTCGGTTCTCCGGTGCCGGTGGTGGGCGGAACTGCCAAGCTGGTGCACACATTCGACACCGCCGGCACGCATGCGGTCTCGGCCGTCTACAGCGGCGCGGGAGCCTACGGCACCTCCACCACCGACACTCAGGACATCAACGTCACTGCGGCAGCCGTGAGCGACCTGGCGACGGCTGTCGAGCTGGGGATTCCGGCGTCCGGCACGGCCGGGAGCCCGGTTACTCTCACCGCGCGCGTGATCGCGCCGCGGACCCCGCACGGCACCGTGCAGTTCTTCGATGGCGACAAGCCCCTCGGTGTGGCCGTGGACCTGGTGGACGGGCGCGCGACGCTCGCGCACACGTTCACCGGGACCGGTGCCCACTCGATCACCGCGAAGTACAGCGGCGCGGAGGGATTCATCGCCGCCACGTCGACTTCCGGAACTCTGGCGCTCACCACGGCCGGCGGAACTACTACCGGCGGCAGCATCGACATCCCGGCCTTCGGCTCGTGAGCGGAAACGAAACGATGCGCGAGCGAATGACGAAAACGACGACGTGGCACGAGGAACGGGAGATGGGCATGTCGAGTAGGACCAAGCGGAGGCTGGTGGCCGCCGCGGGTGTGGCCGCGCTGTCGGCGGGGCTCACCGTCGTTCTCGGCGCGGGTACGGCCGGTGCCGCGTCGGACTCGGTGACCTGGAACGACGGCAGCACCAAGTTCACGCGGACGGTGAGCAACACGACGCCGAACGAGGGCGACGTCATCACCGTTTCGACGAAGTTCGAACGGACGGCGATTCCCGGCGAGTACATCTATGCCGTCAAGGATCTTCATCCGACGTGCCTGACGTATGTCGACGGGTCGGCGAAGGTGAACGGTTCGGTGCGTGGGTTGGAGAGCCAGGGCGCCGACTTCGCACGGGTCCAGGGGTCGTCCGTGGAATGGCCCGTGGGCGCGTTGATCAACGGTAAGCCGCACACGTTCGAGTTCTCGTATCGCGTCGGTGCGGACTGTGCGCGTGGGGTGGCGTTGACGTCGGCGATGCATTACAGCGGATCGCTGGGTTCGGGGGAGTACAACAACAAGGGTCCGTCGATCACAGTCGCGAAGAACACCACCACCACGGCGCTGGCCGCGGTGCCGGGTGCGCAGGTCGGGAAGTCGGTGACCTTGAGTGCAACCGTGACCGGTGGCGCGGAGGGCAACCCGGCCGACTTCTACGACGGCCCGGCCAAGGTCGGTTCGGGTCAGCTGAACGCGTCGGGTGTGGCCACCTTCGCGTGGTCGCCGTCGACGGCCGGAGTGCGGTCGGTGCAGGCCAAGTTCGCCGGCACGCCGTTCGCGAACGGATCCGAGTCGGGCGTGCAGTCGGTGTCCGTCGCCGAGGCCGACGTCCCGACCACCACGACCGTGACGGTGCCACCGAGCGCCCTCACCGGCACCGCCGTGAACCTCACCGCCAAGGTCGAGCCCGGGATCGCCTCCGGCACGGTGCAGTTCAAGGACGGCGACACGAACATCGGTGCACCGGTTCCGGTCACCGCCGGCACAGCTCAGGTGTCTCGCACATTCGCCTCGGCGGGCACGCATCCGATCACGGCGGCCTTCACCGGCGTCGGTTTCGTTTCGTCCGCCTCTGAGCCGCAGCTGGTTTCGGTCACCGATCCGGATCTGAAGACCACGACGACGGTCACCGCGCCGTCGGCCGCTCAGACCGGTGCCGCGGCGACGCTGTCGGCGTCGGTCAGCCCGAAGCCGACCGGCGGAACCGTGCAGTTCAAGGACGGCGCCACCGCCATCGGCGGCCCTATCGCCGTCGTCGACGGCGCTGCGACGCTCGACCACGCCTTCACGTCCGTCGGCAGTCACCGCATCACCGCGACGTACTCGGGCGCAGCGGGATTCGAGCCGTCGACGTCGCCGCCGCAGTCCGTCTCGGTGACCGATCCCGTCGTGTCGCCCCGTGGAACGGTGACGTTGCTCAGTGTGCCCGGCGAGGCCAAGTCGGGCGTCGTCACTGATCTCTGGGCGACGGTCCGGACGTCGGCCGGTGTCGCCGTCGACGGTGGCACGGTCCAGTTCCGCGACGGCGGGGCCGATCTGGGCGCCCCGATCGCGGTGACCGATGGTGTGGTGAGGCTGCCACGCACGTTCAGTGGCGTTGGTGCACATGCGATCTCCGCGGTGTTCTCCGGAGTTTCATCGCTCGACGGGTCGACGGCCGTCACCCGAATGGTGAACGTGACGGCACCGGCGCCGACCGATGCCGACACCGCGACGGCATTGACAGTTCCGGCCGGCGCGGCCAGTGGCAGCACCGTCCGGTTGTGGGCCTCGGTGGTGTCGTCGGGCCCCGTCGACGGGACCGTCCAGTTCTTCGACGGTGACACGCCGATCGGGGAGGCCGTCGAACTGGTCGACGGCGTCGCCACGCTCGACCACGCGTTCACCACGTCCGGTGCCCACCGGATCACCGCGGTCTACTCCGGTGCGGCAGGCCTGAAGGGTTCGTCGTCGGATGTGCGCGTCGTCGAGATCACCTCGACCGAAACGGCACCCGGCGGCACCACCGGCACGGGCAGCCTCGCGGGCCTGCCCAGCTTCGGGTCGTAGCCATCCGTGAGGAGGGCGGCGGCGAGATCCGCCGTCCTCCTCGGGCGGGTGTAACGAAAACTCGCTGATATCGGACGTTTGTTCTATAAAGATCGAGACGGGCTCCGAGTGCCATTGCGGCACATCGAGCACGGTCGAACGTTGGAGTCGGGCCGGCGGTCGACGAATCATTTGCACATGCGTTCGTATGCGCTGCGTGGAGTCGGTGTCCCCACCGACGCGCGGGGTGGACGCTCTGGAAGGAGTCGG
This window contains:
- a CDS encoding Ig-like domain-containing protein produces the protein MTKTTTWHEEREMGMSSRTKRRLVAAAGVAALSAGLTVVLGAGTAGAASDSVTWNDGSTKFTRTVSNTTPNEGDVITVSTKFERTAIPGEYIYAVKDLHPTCLTYVDGSAKVNGSVRGLESQGADFARVQGSSVEWPVGALINGKPHTFEFSYRVGADCARGVALTSAMHYSGSLGSGEYNNKGPSITVAKNTTTTALAAVPGAQVGKSVTLSATVTGGAEGNPADFYDGPAKVGSGQLNASGVATFAWSPSTAGVRSVQAKFAGTPFANGSESGVQSVSVAEADVPTTTTVTVPPSALTGTAVNLTAKVEPGIASGTVQFKDGDTNIGAPVPVTAGTAQVSRTFASAGTHPITAAFTGVGFVSSASEPQLVSVTDPDLKTTTTVTAPSAAQTGAAATLSASVSPKPTGGTVQFKDGATAIGGPIAVVDGAATLDHAFTSVGSHRITATYSGAAGFEPSTSPPQSVSVTDPVVSPRGTVTLLSVPGEAKSGVVTDLWATVRTSAGVAVDGGTVQFRDGGADLGAPIAVTDGVVRLPRTFSGVGAHAISAVFSGVSSLDGSTAVTRMVNVTAPAPTDADTATALTVPAGAASGSTVRLWASVVSSGPVDGTVQFFDGDTPIGEAVELVDGVATLDHAFTTSGAHRITAVYSGAAGLKGSSSDVRVVEITSTETAPGGTTGTGSLAGLPSFGS